CAAGGAGTGGCGGCAACTGGACTCGACGGTGCGCAAGCAATTCCTGAAGAAGCTCGAAGAGCGCGTCGTGACGCCTCACGTGGCGTCCGCGCGTCTGAGCGGCATGGCGGACTGCTACAAGATCAAGCTCGTGGCTTCGGGCTATCGCCTCGTCTATCAGGTCGTGGACGGCGAGCTGGTCGTGCTCGTGATCGCCATCGGCAAGCGTGAAGCGGACGAAGCGTACAGGAAAGCCCGCACGCGGCTCGGCTAACAAAAAAGCCCGCTGACAGCGGGCTTTTTCTCCATTCGGGGCGTCGCGGCA
The Paraburkholderia acidiphila genome window above contains:
- a CDS encoding type II toxin-antitoxin system RelE family toxin, with amino-acid sequence MKTYELKFRETALKEWRQLDSTVRKQFLKKLEERVVTPHVASARLSGMADCYKIKLVASGYRLVYQVVDGELVVLVIAIGKREADEAYRKARTRLG